In one window of Janthinobacterium sp. 1_2014MBL_MicDiv DNA:
- a CDS encoding HAD-IIIA family hydrolase, producing MARKQFDLIVFDWDGTLIDSTSTIVKCIQASAKDLGLPVPTELLASHVIGLGLQEAMQLVMPDVEPKYHARMAERYRYHYLSRDHELALFPGVQDMLQDLSQQAYFLAVATGKSRVGLNRSLNAVKLLSLFDATRCADETFSKPHPAMLQELTRELGQDMRRTVMIGDTSHDLLMASNAGAAGIAVEYGAHPVEQLQACKPLYSAATVTELHQWLSEHA from the coding sequence ATGGCAAGAAAGCAATTTGATCTGATCGTCTTCGATTGGGACGGTACGCTGATAGACAGTACCTCGACCATCGTCAAGTGCATCCAGGCGTCGGCCAAAGACCTGGGCTTGCCTGTTCCCACCGAGTTGCTGGCTTCGCACGTGATCGGCCTGGGCTTGCAGGAAGCCATGCAGCTGGTGATGCCCGATGTCGAGCCGAAATACCATGCGCGCATGGCGGAGCGTTATCGCTATCACTATCTGTCGCGCGACCACGAGCTGGCCCTGTTTCCTGGCGTACAGGACATGCTGCAGGACTTGTCGCAGCAGGCGTATTTCCTCGCCGTCGCCACGGGCAAGAGCCGCGTCGGCCTGAACCGTTCGCTGAACGCCGTCAAGCTGCTGTCGCTGTTCGACGCGACGCGTTGCGCCGACGAAACCTTTTCCAAGCCCCATCCGGCCATGTTGCAGGAACTGACGCGCGAATTGGGGCAGGATATGCGCCGTACCGTGATGATCGGCGACACCAGCCATGATTTATTGATGGCAAGCAATGCGGGCGCGGCCGGTATTGCCGTAGAGTATGGTGCGCATCCTGTCGAACAGTTGCAGGCATGCAAGCCCCTGTATTCGGCGGCCACGGTGACCGAGCTGCATCAATGGCTGAGCGAGCACGCATGA
- a CDS encoding RluA family pseudouridine synthase, producing the protein MKSQNDVVPPSTPPVQPQAQFVTIAEEEAGQRIDNYLLRVCKGVPKSHIYRILRSGEVRVNKGRIDQLYRLAAGDVVRIPPVRVAEKAPTGAPAAEFAIIFEDAQLLVIDKPAGVAVHGGSGVSFGVIEQLRASRPDAKFLELVHRLDRDTSGLLLLAKKRSALTNLHEQMRDGVTDKRYLVLVAGDWKNARQHIKLPLHKYTTAEGERRVAVQADGLASHTVFSLLHKYHNFALLEAELKTGRTHQIRVHLSSSGFPIAGDDKYGDFALNRALLKADSTRGALKRMFLHAHQITFTHPETGKTMTLNAPLAAECQRFLVSLGKPLAVAPR; encoded by the coding sequence ATGAAGAGTCAAAATGATGTTGTTCCCCCTTCAACACCCCCGGTTCAGCCGCAAGCCCAATTCGTAACGATCGCCGAGGAAGAAGCAGGCCAGCGCATCGACAACTACTTATTAAGAGTGTGCAAGGGAGTGCCTAAAAGCCACATCTACCGGATCTTGCGATCGGGAGAAGTGCGGGTCAATAAAGGCCGTATCGATCAGCTGTACCGTCTCGCCGCCGGCGACGTGGTGCGCATTCCCCCCGTGCGCGTGGCCGAAAAGGCGCCCACGGGCGCGCCGGCCGCCGAATTTGCCATCATCTTCGAAGACGCGCAGCTGCTCGTCATCGACAAGCCGGCCGGCGTGGCCGTGCATGGCGGCTCGGGCGTGTCGTTCGGCGTGATCGAGCAATTGCGCGCTTCGCGTCCCGACGCCAAGTTCCTCGAGCTGGTGCACCGCCTGGACCGCGACACGTCCGGCCTGTTGTTGCTGGCAAAGAAACGTTCCGCGCTGACCAACTTGCACGAGCAGATGCGCGACGGCGTCACGGACAAGCGCTATCTGGTGCTGGTGGCCGGCGACTGGAAGAATGCGCGCCAGCATATCAAGTTGCCATTGCATAAATATACGACGGCCGAAGGCGAGCGCCGGGTGGCCGTGCAGGCCGATGGCCTGGCCTCGCACACGGTGTTTTCGCTGTTGCATAAATATCACAACTTCGCCTTGCTGGAAGCGGAATTGAAGACGGGACGCACGCACCAGATCCGCGTGCACCTGTCTTCGTCTGGCTTCCCCATCGCCGGCGACGATAAATATGGCGACTTTGCCCTCAACCGTGCCCTGTTGAAAGCCGACAGCACGCGCGGCGCCCTGAAACGCATGTTCCTGCATGCGCATCAAATCACGTTCACGCATCCGGAAACGGGCAAGACGATGACCTTGAACGCGCCGCTGGCTGCCGAATGCCAGCGTTTCTTGGTAAGCTTGGGCAAACCGTTGGCCGTTGCCCCACGTTAA
- a CDS encoding Rieske (2Fe-2S) protein, translating to MMSDLVDVFICAADAVAEGGKGVRFPVLAGGETTTGFVVRYDGKPYGYLNRCAHVPIELDWAEGEFFESSGLYLMCSTHGAIYVPDSGYCAGGPCKGGRLRPIPVAERDGQLYWQPDDYVRPVPA from the coding sequence ATGATGAGTGACCTTGTCGACGTGTTCATCTGCGCCGCCGACGCGGTGGCCGAGGGGGGCAAGGGCGTGCGCTTTCCCGTCCTGGCCGGCGGCGAAACCACCACCGGCTTTGTCGTGCGTTATGACGGTAAGCCGTACGGCTACCTGAATCGCTGTGCCCACGTGCCGATCGAGCTGGACTGGGCCGAAGGCGAGTTTTTCGAATCCAGCGGCCTGTATCTGATGTGTTCGACGCATGGCGCCATCTATGTGCCCGACAGCGGCTATTGCGCGGGCGGCCCCTGCAAGGGCGGCCGCCTGCGTCCGATTCCCGTGGCCGAGCGCGATGGCCAGCTGTACTGGCAGCCTGACGATTATGTGCGGCCTGTGCCGGCCTGA
- a CDS encoding S49 family peptidase — MSDNTNDKLDSSAPAAGNGAPAGHWERDVLEKLVFATLQEQRAHRRWSVFFKVFSLLIVLFALWVFYDYNSADDSETLGRHTALIDISGAIESEGSGSAAVVIPALDKAFSDSGSVAVVLHINSPGGSPVQAGMIVDEMQRLRKGYPDKPLYVVVDEMCASGGYYIAAAADRIYVNKASVVGSIGVLMDGFGFTGVMEKVGVERRLLTAGENKGFMDPFSPLTEKHKAYAQGMLDEIHQQFIEVVRTGRGKRLKETPDTFSGLYWTGAKAVEMGLADDFGTVDSVARDVVKAEDIVDYTQHEGLPERVLKKFGAAMGAGAMKAAVQQAQPALR; from the coding sequence ATGAGCGATAACACGAATGACAAGCTGGACAGCAGCGCGCCAGCCGCCGGCAACGGCGCCCCTGCAGGGCACTGGGAGCGCGACGTGCTGGAAAAGCTGGTGTTTGCGACCTTGCAGGAGCAGCGCGCGCACCGCCGCTGGAGCGTCTTCTTCAAGGTCTTCAGCCTGCTGATCGTGCTGTTCGCCCTGTGGGTGTTTTATGACTACAACAGCGCGGACGACAGCGAAACCCTGGGCCGCCACACGGCCCTGATCGACATCAGCGGCGCCATCGAGTCCGAAGGCAGCGGCTCGGCCGCCGTCGTCATCCCCGCGCTGGACAAGGCCTTTTCCGACAGCGGTTCCGTCGCCGTGGTGCTGCATATAAACAGTCCGGGCGGCAGTCCCGTGCAGGCCGGCATGATCGTCGACGAGATGCAGCGCTTGCGCAAGGGCTATCCGGACAAGCCGCTGTATGTGGTGGTCGATGAAATGTGCGCCTCGGGCGGCTATTACATCGCCGCCGCCGCCGACCGCATCTACGTCAACAAGGCCAGCGTCGTCGGTTCCATCGGCGTCTTGATGGATGGCTTCGGCTTCACGGGCGTGATGGAAAAGGTCGGTGTCGAGCGCCGCCTGCTGACGGCTGGCGAGAACAAGGGTTTCATGGATCCGTTCAGCCCGCTGACGGAAAAACACAAGGCGTATGCACAGGGCATGCTCGATGAAATCCACCAGCAGTTCATCGAAGTGGTGCGCACGGGCCGCGGCAAGCGCCTGAAGGAAACGCCGGACACCTTCTCCGGCCTGTACTGGACGGGCGCGAAAGCCGTCGAGATGGGCCTGGCCGATGACTTCGGCACGGTCGACAGCGTGGCGCGCGACGTGGTCAAGGCGGAAGACATCGTCGACTACACGCAGCACGAAGGTTTGCCGGAACGGGTACTGAAAAAATTTGGCGCAGCCATGGGCGCGGGGGCCATGAAGGCGGCCGTGCAGCAGGCGCAGCCGGCGTTGCGTTGA